One region of Vigna angularis cultivar LongXiaoDou No.4 chromosome 10, ASM1680809v1, whole genome shotgun sequence genomic DNA includes:
- the LOC108334724 gene encoding transcription factor HHO2, translated as MLPRKMGFREYIEALEEERRKIQVFPKELPLSLELVTQAIEGCRQQLSGTVTEYNLNGQSECSEQTSTDEGPVFEEFIPIKKGASQDSVEEEEEEENEDEDEQHSHQHRKTTSDKKKSDWLRSVQLWNSNPPPTKEDVPRKANVVEVKRNGGAFQPFQREEKSAIVNGKADNYASAIGKTPSSPPVPATSSTGPITIDSRKEEKGQTQRKQRRCWSQELHKRFLHALQQLGGADSATPKQIRELMKVDGLTNDEVKSHLQKFRLHTRRSPIIHNNGNSQAAPLFLVGKIFVQPPEYGAVATSTASGGELTTVTAPTGIYAPVAAHPPLVTNTPIMNHSRSQERPNYNNNNSAQSNSPASSSSTHTITTT; from the exons ATGCTTCCCCGGAAAATGGGGTTCCGTGAGTACATCGAAGCATTGGAGgaagaaaggagaaaaattCAAGTTTTCCCTAAAGAGCTTCCTCTGTCGTTGGAGCTTGTCACGCAAG CAATTGAGGGGTGCAGGCAGCAATTGTCTGGAACGGTTACGGAGTACAATTTGAATGGCCAATCGGAGTGTTCGGAGCAGACATCAACGGATGAAGGACCTGTTTTTGAGGAGTTCATTCCTATTAAGAAAGGAGCATCTCAAGATTCtgttgaagaagaggaagaagaagaaaatgaagatgaagatgagcaACATTCTCATCAGCACAGGAAAACCACTTCTGATAAAAAGAAATCAGATTGGCTTAGATCCGTTCAGTTGTGGAATTCCAATCCCCCTCCTACCAAAGAg GATGTGCCTAGAAAAGCAAATGTTGTTGAAGTAAAGAGAAACGGTGGAGCTTTTCAACCGTTCCAAAGAGAGGAAAAAAGTGCTATAGTTAACGGAAAGGCTGATAACTATGCATCAGCAATTGGTAAAACACCGTCTTCACCACCAGTTCCTGCTACAAGTTCCACAGGACCAATTACAATAGACAGCAGAAAAGAGGAGAAAGGACAGACTCAGAGAAAGCAACGACGATGTTGGTCACAGGAATTGCACAAGCGATTCTTGCATGCCCTTCAGCAACTTGGTGGTGCAGATT CTGCCACGCCCAAACAGATCAGGGAGCTAATGAAGGTTGATGGCCTCACCAATGATGAAGTCAAAAGCCACTTGCAG AAATTTCGTCTGCACACTAGAAGAAGTCCCATAATACACAACAACGGAAATTCACAAGCAGCACCTTTGTTTCTTGTGGGGAAAATTTTTGTGCAGCCACCAGAATATGGTGCAGTAGCTACCTCAACAGCTTCTGGAGGAGAATTGACCACAGTTACTGCTCCAACTGGAATATATGCACCTGTGGCTGCACATCCTCCACTTGTCACAAACACACCAATAATGAACCATTCACGTTCACAAGAAAGgcctaattataataataataatagtgctCAATCAAACTCACCTGCCTCATCATCTTCCACACACACAATCACAACTACTTAA